In Actinoplanes sp. NBC_00393, a single genomic region encodes these proteins:
- the hisD gene encoding histidinol dehydrogenase translates to MLNRIDLRGSRRDPRGLLPRAQLDVSVAVEKIRPVVEAVHQHGFSAIREATERFDGVRLERLRVPAEAIAAAAETLDPEVRAALLEAIKRARKVHADQRRTDVTTQVVDGGTVTERWVPVRRVGLYVPGGLAVYPSTVVMNVVPAQEAGVEGLVVASPPQTANNGLPDSRVLAACALLGVDEVYAVGGAQAIAMLGYGSDGADEGDRCEPVDVITGPGNIWVTAAKRMLRGTVGIDAEAGPTEIAILADETADPRHVAADLISQAEHDPLAASVLVTDSTALVDAVEVELGKQVAATKHDERVRTALTGEQSGVVLVDDLEQGLAVVDAYAAEHLEIQTRDARQWAMRVRNAGAIFVGAWAPVSLGDYAAGSNHVLPTGGCARHSSGLSVQSFLRGIHVVEYTEEALRDVAGHVVALANAEDLPAHGDAVKVRFGQ, encoded by the coding sequence GTGCTGAATCGGATCGACCTGCGCGGCTCCCGCCGGGACCCGCGCGGACTGCTGCCCCGTGCCCAACTCGACGTCTCCGTCGCGGTCGAGAAGATCCGCCCGGTCGTCGAGGCGGTGCATCAGCATGGGTTCAGCGCGATCCGGGAGGCGACCGAGCGGTTCGACGGCGTCCGGCTGGAGCGCCTGCGGGTGCCGGCCGAGGCGATCGCCGCTGCCGCCGAGACCCTCGACCCGGAGGTGCGCGCCGCCCTGCTCGAGGCGATCAAGCGGGCCCGCAAGGTGCACGCCGACCAGCGCCGCACCGACGTGACCACGCAGGTCGTCGACGGTGGCACGGTCACCGAGCGCTGGGTGCCGGTGCGCCGCGTCGGGCTCTACGTCCCGGGCGGCCTGGCCGTCTACCCGTCGACCGTGGTGATGAACGTGGTGCCCGCCCAGGAGGCCGGCGTCGAGGGCCTGGTCGTGGCGTCGCCGCCGCAGACCGCCAACAACGGCCTGCCGGACTCGCGGGTGCTGGCCGCCTGCGCGCTGCTCGGCGTCGACGAGGTCTACGCGGTCGGTGGCGCCCAGGCGATCGCGATGCTGGGGTACGGGTCGGACGGCGCAGACGAGGGCGACCGGTGTGAGCCGGTGGACGTCATCACCGGGCCGGGCAACATCTGGGTGACCGCGGCGAAGCGGATGCTGCGTGGCACCGTCGGGATCGACGCCGAGGCCGGCCCGACCGAGATCGCCATCCTGGCCGACGAGACCGCCGACCCGCGGCACGTCGCCGCCGACCTGATCAGCCAGGCGGAGCACGACCCGCTCGCCGCGAGCGTGCTGGTCACCGACTCGACGGCGCTCGTCGACGCGGTCGAGGTCGAGCTGGGCAAGCAGGTCGCGGCCACCAAGCACGACGAGCGGGTGCGGACCGCGCTGACCGGTGAGCAGTCCGGTGTGGTGCTGGTCGACGACCTCGAGCAGGGGCTGGCGGTCGTCGACGCGTACGCGGCGGAGCACCTGGAGATCCAGACGCGCGACGCGCGGCAGTGGGCCATGCGGGTCCGCAACGCCGGCGCGATCTTCGTCGGCGCCTGGGCGCCGGTCTCGCTCGGCGACTACGCGGCGGGGTCCAACCACGTGCTGCCCACCGGCGGCTGCGCCCGGCATTCGTCCGGCCTGTCGGTGCAGTCGTTCCTGCGGGGCATCCACGTCGTGGAGTACACCGAGGAGGCTCTGCGCGATGTCGCCGGCCACGTGGTGGCGCTGGCAAACGCGGAGGACCTGCCGGCGCACGGAGATGCTGTCAAAGTGAGGTTCGGCCAGTGA
- a CDS encoding LysR family transcriptional regulator, whose amino-acid sequence MIDLGRLRALHAVASYGTVLAAGQALHCTPSAVSQQISKLERETGATLVEKDGRRLRLTEAGRVLADHAERVLTSMDEAEAALAAHRDTVTGRLTVAAFATACRALMPHALRSLKSRHPQLTTGLIEVNPHEGLELLRRGHVDLAVLDDWPEVGLRYPDCVTKVEIGADHADLIVPDDHRLRGTATLEEARDEHWIAVRAGDVCYEYLIRKLPGVVPDFQVGEFETQLTLIAAGLGVGLIPRLARPPLPREVRVVRISPTPTRHVVVAWRDSAAARPAIRAAEQALREAWAQAASTSSASRTVKAPA is encoded by the coding sequence ATGATTGACCTCGGCAGGCTGCGCGCGCTGCACGCGGTGGCCAGCTACGGCACGGTCCTCGCGGCCGGTCAGGCCCTGCACTGTACGCCGTCCGCAGTCTCCCAGCAGATCTCGAAGCTGGAGCGGGAGACCGGCGCCACCCTGGTCGAGAAGGACGGCCGGCGACTGCGGCTCACCGAGGCCGGCCGGGTGCTCGCCGACCACGCGGAGCGGGTGCTGACCAGCATGGACGAGGCGGAGGCCGCGCTCGCCGCACACCGGGACACGGTCACCGGCCGGCTCACCGTGGCCGCCTTCGCGACCGCCTGCCGGGCCCTGATGCCGCACGCCCTGCGCTCTTTGAAGAGCCGGCATCCGCAGCTCACCACCGGCCTGATCGAGGTCAACCCGCACGAGGGCCTGGAGCTGCTGCGCCGCGGGCACGTCGACCTGGCCGTGCTGGACGACTGGCCCGAGGTGGGTCTGCGCTATCCGGACTGCGTCACCAAGGTGGAGATCGGCGCCGACCACGCGGATCTCATCGTGCCGGACGATCACCGGCTGCGCGGAACCGCCACCCTGGAGGAGGCCCGTGACGAGCACTGGATCGCGGTCCGGGCCGGCGACGTCTGCTATGAGTATCTGATCCGCAAGCTGCCCGGCGTGGTCCCGGACTTCCAGGTCGGCGAGTTCGAGACGCAGTTGACGTTGATCGCCGCCGGGCTGGGCGTCGGCCTGATCCCCCGGCTGGCCCGGCCGCCACTGCCGCGTGAAGTCCGAGTTGTCCGGATAAGTCCGACGCCTACCCGTCACGTCGTGGTCGCCTGGCGTGATTCGGCGGCGGCCCGGCCGGCAATCCGGGCCGCCGAACAAGCGTTACGCGAAGCCTGGGCTCAGGCCGCGAGCACGTCGAGCGCCTCACGCACGGTGAAAGCACCCGCGTAA
- the priA gene encoding bifunctional 1-(5-phosphoribosyl)-5-((5-phosphoribosylamino)methylideneamino)imidazole-4-carboxamide isomerase/phosphoribosylanthranilate isomerase PriA: MTLQLLPAVDVADGQAVRLVQGAAGSETAYGDPLEAALAWQNDGAEWIHLVDLDAAFGRGSNAELLADVVRRLDVKVELSGGIRDDESLTRALSTGAQRVNIGTAALEDPEWCDRICGEYGDRVAIGLDVRGRTLAARGWTRDGGDLYEVLARLDKAGASRYVVTDITKDGTMRGPNLDLLREVCAATDKPIIASGGVSKLDDLRALATLEPVGVEGVIAGKALYAGAFTVREALDVLAA, from the coding sequence ATGACCCTCCAACTGCTGCCCGCCGTCGACGTCGCCGACGGCCAAGCCGTCCGCCTGGTGCAGGGCGCCGCCGGCTCGGAGACTGCCTACGGTGACCCGCTCGAGGCCGCGCTGGCCTGGCAGAACGACGGCGCCGAGTGGATCCATCTGGTCGACCTGGACGCCGCTTTCGGCCGCGGTTCGAACGCCGAGCTGCTCGCCGACGTGGTGCGCCGGCTCGACGTGAAGGTGGAGCTCTCCGGCGGCATCCGGGACGACGAGTCGCTGACCCGGGCCCTGTCCACCGGCGCCCAGCGGGTCAACATCGGCACCGCCGCGCTGGAGGACCCGGAGTGGTGCGACCGGATCTGCGGCGAGTACGGCGACCGCGTCGCGATCGGCCTGGACGTGCGCGGCCGCACCCTTGCCGCCCGCGGCTGGACCCGGGACGGCGGCGACCTGTACGAGGTGCTGGCCCGGCTCGACAAGGCGGGCGCGTCCCGCTACGTCGTCACCGACATCACCAAGGACGGCACCATGCGCGGGCCGAACCTGGACCTGCTGCGTGAGGTGTGCGCCGCCACCGACAAGCCGATCATCGCGAGCGGTGGGGTCTCCAAGCTGGACGACCTGCGGGCGCTGGCCACCCTGGAGCCGGTCGGGGTCGAGGGTGTGATCGCTGGTAAGGCGCTTTACGCGGGTGCTTTCACCGTGCGTGAGGCGCTCGACGTGCTCGCGGCCTGA
- the hisH gene encoding imidazole glycerol phosphate synthase subunit HisH — translation MMKVVILDYGSGNLRSAERAVARTGVDVTVTDDLAAAAAADGLVVPGVGAYAACMAGIEQLGAGPVIADRVAAGKPVLGICVGMQILFDSGVEHGVETKGLGLLPGSVTKLAAQRIPHMGWNTVQVPEGSRLLAGLPADTRFYFVHSYAAQDLDLLAQAGAEVTSASHDLPFAAVVEAGALSAAQFHPEKSADAGFALLSNWVATLR, via the coding sequence GTGATGAAGGTCGTCATTCTGGACTACGGCTCGGGGAACCTGCGCTCGGCGGAGCGGGCCGTCGCCCGCACCGGTGTGGACGTGACGGTGACCGACGATCTGGCGGCCGCGGCTGCCGCGGACGGTCTCGTGGTGCCCGGTGTCGGGGCGTACGCGGCGTGTATGGCCGGGATCGAGCAGCTCGGCGCCGGCCCGGTGATCGCGGACCGGGTGGCGGCCGGCAAGCCGGTGCTCGGCATCTGCGTCGGCATGCAGATCCTCTTCGACTCCGGTGTGGAGCACGGGGTGGAGACCAAGGGGCTGGGCCTGCTGCCGGGTTCGGTCACCAAACTCGCCGCGCAGCGCATCCCGCACATGGGCTGGAACACCGTGCAGGTGCCGGAGGGATCCCGGCTACTGGCCGGTCTGCCCGCTGACACGAGGTTTTACTTCGTCCACTCGTACGCCGCTCAAGATCTTGACCTTTTGGCGCAGGCCGGCGCCGAGGTGACCAGCGCAAGCCACGACCTGCCGTTCGCGGCCGTGGTGGAGGCCGGCGCGCTCAGCGCTGCCCAGTTCCACCCGGAGAAATCGGCGGACGCCGGGTTTGCGCTGCTCAGCAACTGGGTCGCGACCCTGCGGTGA
- a CDS encoding EamA family transporter, producing MRPRDLALAVAVAAIWGINFVAIDAGLDHFPPLLFSALRFGLAAFPAVLLVGRPQVPWRWIVIVALVLGVIKFSLLFAGMAAGMPAGLSSLVLQSQAVFTMFFAVWFLRERPRPIQIAGLAVAVAGVVVVATRMAAELPAFLLLIGAAAAWGLSNIATRKASPPDTLNFMVWVSALATGPLLVLSLIIDGPATDLAALRAIDTEAVLALLYIALLSTLAGFAGWGFLMRRYGAATVAPFSMLVPFFGIASAALVLGEPIYRVDVIGGVLVVGGVLLGLVRARPVATKELVRVGA from the coding sequence ATGAGACCGCGTGACCTCGCCCTCGCCGTCGCCGTGGCGGCGATCTGGGGCATCAACTTCGTCGCCATCGACGCCGGGCTGGACCATTTCCCGCCGCTGCTCTTCTCCGCGCTGCGGTTCGGGCTGGCCGCCTTCCCCGCGGTGCTGCTGGTCGGCCGCCCGCAGGTGCCGTGGCGGTGGATCGTGATCGTCGCGCTGGTTCTCGGCGTCATCAAGTTCTCGCTGCTCTTCGCCGGGATGGCGGCCGGGATGCCGGCCGGCCTCAGCTCGCTGGTGCTGCAGAGCCAGGCCGTTTTCACGATGTTCTTCGCGGTCTGGTTCCTGCGCGAGCGGCCGCGGCCGATCCAGATCGCCGGCCTGGCCGTCGCGGTTGCCGGCGTCGTCGTGGTGGCCACCCGGATGGCCGCCGAGCTGCCGGCCTTCCTGCTGCTGATCGGCGCGGCGGCAGCCTGGGGCCTGTCCAACATCGCCACCCGCAAGGCGTCCCCGCCGGACACGCTCAACTTCATGGTCTGGGTCAGCGCTCTGGCCACCGGCCCACTTCTGGTGCTCTCCCTGATCATCGACGGTCCGGCCACCGACCTCGCCGCGCTTCGCGCGATCGACACCGAGGCGGTGCTGGCCCTGCTGTACATCGCTCTGCTCTCCACGCTCGCCGGCTTCGCCGGCTGGGGTTTCCTGATGCGCAGGTACGGCGCCGCGACCGTGGCGCCGTTCTCCATGCTCGTCCCGTTCTTCGGCATCGCGTCGGCCGCTCTCGTGCTCGGTGAGCCGATCTACCGGGTGGACGTGATCGGCGGTGTGCTCGTCGTCGGCGGCGTGCTTTTGGGACTGGTCCGGGCCCGGCCGGTGGCGACGAAGGAACTGGTTAGGGTTGGGGCATGA
- a CDS encoding histidinol-phosphate transaminase: MTTIDDLPIRDDLRGKSPYGAPQLDVAVRLNTNEHAFAVPQPVVEAMRKMLDAELADLNRYPDRDAVALRTDLADYLGHGLTYRSVWAANGSNEVQQQLLQAFGGPGRTALGFGPSYSMHPLLAGGTGTRWIGSLRDPDFGLRPEAAIAEIEKHDPDMVFLCSPNNPTGTALDPSVIDAVLGAARGMVLVDEAYFEYARAGTRSAIELLPGHPRLVVTRTMSKAFGFAGGRLGYFAADPAVIDAVQLVRLPYHLSALTQAAARAAVSQSAALLATVEQIKVQRDRIVSTLRARGVRVADSDANFVLFAVSPDQKADWQAFLDRGVLIRDVGLAGWLRVTAGTESETTAFLNAAEEILS; encoded by the coding sequence GTGACCACGATCGACGATCTGCCGATCCGGGATGATCTGCGCGGCAAGTCGCCCTACGGCGCGCCGCAGCTCGACGTCGCGGTCCGGCTGAACACCAACGAGCATGCCTTCGCGGTCCCGCAGCCGGTGGTCGAGGCGATGCGCAAGATGCTCGACGCCGAGCTGGCCGACCTCAACCGCTACCCGGACCGGGACGCGGTGGCGCTGCGCACCGACCTCGCTGACTATCTGGGGCACGGCCTCACCTACCGCAGCGTGTGGGCGGCCAACGGCTCCAACGAGGTGCAGCAGCAGCTGCTCCAGGCGTTCGGCGGCCCGGGGCGGACCGCGCTCGGCTTCGGCCCGTCGTACTCGATGCATCCGCTGCTCGCGGGCGGCACCGGCACCCGCTGGATCGGTTCGCTGCGTGACCCCGACTTCGGGCTGCGTCCCGAGGCGGCGATCGCGGAGATCGAGAAGCACGACCCGGACATGGTCTTCCTCTGCTCGCCGAACAACCCGACCGGCACCGCGCTCGACCCGTCGGTGATCGACGCCGTGCTCGGCGCGGCGCGCGGCATGGTGCTGGTCGACGAGGCCTACTTCGAGTACGCCCGGGCCGGCACCCGCAGCGCGATCGAGTTGCTTCCCGGGCACCCGCGCCTGGTGGTGACCCGGACCATGAGCAAGGCGTTCGGGTTCGCCGGTGGACGGCTGGGCTACTTCGCCGCCGACCCGGCCGTGATCGACGCGGTCCAGCTGGTGCGCCTGCCGTACCACTTGAGCGCGCTGACCCAGGCCGCCGCGCGGGCCGCCGTCTCGCAGAGCGCCGCGCTGCTGGCCACCGTCGAGCAGATCAAGGTCCAGCGTGACCGGATCGTCTCCACCCTGCGGGCCCGCGGAGTCCGGGTCGCCGACAGCGACGCCAACTTCGTGCTGTTCGCCGTCTCCCCGGACCAGAAGGCCGACTGGCAGGCGTTCCTCGACCGGGGCGTGCTGATCCGCGATGTGGGCCTGGCCGGCTGGCTGCGGGTCACCGCCGGCACCGAATCCGAGACGACTGCTTTCCTGAACGCTGCTGAGGAGATCCTTTCGTGA
- the hisB gene encoding imidazoleglycerol-phosphate dehydratase HisB has product MSRTARIERVTNETKVLIEIDLDGTGKGDLNTGVGFYDHMLNQLAKHGGFDLTVRCEGDLEIDSHHTMEDTAIALGEAFARALGDKRGIRRYGSATIPMDEVLVRAAVDLSGRPYVVHDEPLLTPYIGPVYATSMTRHIFEAFGHAAKVTLHVDVLRACRPGGHPDAHHVVEAQFKAFSRALREAVEIDPRNAGALPSTKGVL; this is encoded by the coding sequence GTGAGCCGCACCGCCCGCATCGAGCGCGTGACCAACGAGACCAAGGTGCTGATCGAGATCGACCTCGACGGCACCGGCAAGGGCGACCTGAACACCGGGGTCGGCTTCTACGACCACATGCTCAACCAGCTCGCCAAGCACGGCGGATTCGACCTGACCGTGCGCTGCGAGGGCGATCTGGAGATCGACTCGCACCACACCATGGAGGACACCGCGATCGCGCTGGGCGAGGCCTTCGCCCGCGCGCTCGGCGACAAGCGGGGCATCCGGCGGTACGGGTCGGCCACCATCCCGATGGACGAGGTGCTGGTCCGGGCCGCCGTCGACCTGTCCGGCCGGCCCTATGTGGTGCACGACGAGCCGCTGCTCACGCCGTACATCGGACCGGTCTACGCGACCAGCATGACCCGGCACATCTTCGAGGCGTTCGGCCACGCGGCCAAGGTGACCCTGCACGTGGACGTGCTGCGGGCCTGCCGGCCGGGCGGCCACCCGGACGCGCACCACGTGGTGGAGGCGCAGTTCAAGGCGTTCTCCCGGGCGCTGCGCGAGGCCGTCGAGATCGACCCGCGCAACGCCGGGGCGCTGCCGTCCACCAAGGGGGTGCTGTGA
- the dnaE gene encoding DNA polymerase III subunit alpha: MSDSFVHLHVHTEYSMLDGAARIKELLGEAKRLGMPAAAITDHGNMHGAYEMYRQAKDAGIIPVIGVEAYLAPDSRLTKSRVKWGRPEQKSDDVSGNGAYTHMTMWARNAVGLKNLFRLNSRASIEGQLGKYPRMDFDIIAEHAEGIMGTTGCPSGAVQTRLRLGQFDEALKSAAMYQEALGKDNYFLEIMDHGLSIEKRVRDGLLEIGQKLGIKPLVTNDSHYTYEAQAEAHDVLLCVQTGSNVADPNRFRFDGNGYFVKSADQMRAVDSSEAWQEGCRNTLLVAEKVDIDGMFTFKNLMPRFPIPDGYTEEEYFRHVAFEGLRRRFPDGIPETHVKQAEYELGVIIQMGFPAYFLVVADFIQWAKNNGIAVGPGRGSAAGSLVAYAMGITDLDPLPHGLIFERFLNPERVSMPDVDIDFDERRRGEVIRYVTEKWGDDRVAQIATFGTIKAKAAIKDSARVLGYPFAVGDRITKAMPPDVMGKGITLGGIFNKEDKRYNEAGEIRSLYETDPDVKKVIDTARGIEGLIRQTGVHAAGVIMSAEPIIDHIPLMRRATDGVIITQFDYPTCETLGLLKMDFLGLRNLTIIDDANKNIELNHGKALDLLALPLDDQAAYDLLARGDTLGVFQLDGGPMRSLLRLMKPDNFEDISAVLALYRPGPMGVDSHTNYALRKNKLQEITPIHPELEEPLREILEPTYGLIVYQEQVQRAAQILAGYSLGQADLLRRAMGKKKKEILDKEFVPFRDGCRENGYSDEATQAVWDVLVPFAGYAFNKAHSAAYGLVSYWTAYLKAHYPAEYMAGLLTSVGDDKDKMAVYLAECRRMGIQVLPPDVNQSAGPFTPVGKDIRFGLGAVRNVGGNVVEAVVRCRKEKSEYTDFYDFLSKVDAVACNKRTIESLIKAGAFDSMGHSRKGLLAVHAEAIDAYADVKRNEAAGQFDLFGAFGDTDSGVSATVAMPVIGDSEWDKRDKLAFEREMLGLYVSDHPLAGLEVLLQNSADTSIAALNEEGSVPDGQVVTLAGILTGVQRRITKQGRAWASATLEDLAGGVEALFFPNTYELVGQYIAEDAIVVVKGRVDRRDDTPRIMAMDMSIPDITHNPDTKPVTLTMPITRCTPPLVDELKEILVSHPGDTEVHVHLQNGSRTTVMRLGGVRVAATPALRADLKMILGPSAVA, encoded by the coding sequence GTGTCTGACTCGTTCGTGCACCTTCATGTGCACACCGAGTATTCAATGCTCGACGGGGCGGCCCGGATCAAGGAACTCCTCGGTGAGGCGAAACGGCTCGGCATGCCGGCCGCCGCGATCACCGACCACGGCAACATGCACGGCGCCTACGAGATGTACAGGCAGGCCAAAGACGCCGGCATCATCCCGGTGATCGGCGTCGAGGCCTATCTCGCGCCCGATTCGCGGCTGACCAAGAGCCGGGTCAAGTGGGGCCGTCCGGAGCAGAAATCGGACGACGTCTCCGGTAACGGTGCGTACACGCACATGACCATGTGGGCGCGCAACGCGGTCGGTTTGAAGAACCTGTTCCGGCTCAACTCGCGGGCGTCCATCGAGGGCCAGCTCGGTAAGTACCCGCGGATGGACTTCGACATCATCGCGGAGCACGCCGAGGGCATCATGGGCACCACCGGCTGCCCGTCCGGCGCGGTGCAGACCCGGCTGCGGCTCGGCCAGTTCGACGAGGCGCTCAAGTCCGCCGCGATGTACCAGGAAGCCCTCGGCAAGGACAACTACTTCCTCGAGATCATGGACCACGGCCTCTCCATCGAGAAGCGGGTCCGGGACGGCCTGCTCGAGATCGGGCAGAAGCTCGGCATCAAGCCGCTGGTGACCAACGACTCGCACTACACGTACGAAGCGCAGGCCGAGGCGCACGACGTGCTGCTGTGCGTGCAGACCGGCAGCAACGTGGCCGACCCCAACCGGTTCCGGTTCGACGGCAACGGCTACTTCGTGAAGTCGGCCGACCAGATGCGCGCGGTGGACTCGTCCGAGGCCTGGCAGGAGGGCTGCCGCAACACGCTGCTGGTGGCCGAGAAGGTGGACATCGACGGGATGTTCACCTTCAAGAACCTGATGCCCCGGTTCCCCATCCCGGACGGCTACACCGAGGAGGAGTACTTCCGGCATGTGGCGTTCGAGGGCCTGCGCCGGCGCTTCCCGGACGGCATCCCGGAGACGCACGTCAAGCAGGCGGAGTACGAGTTGGGCGTCATCATCCAGATGGGCTTCCCGGCGTACTTCCTGGTCGTCGCCGACTTCATCCAGTGGGCGAAGAACAACGGCATCGCCGTCGGCCCGGGTCGTGGCTCGGCCGCGGGCTCGCTGGTGGCGTACGCGATGGGCATCACCGACCTCGACCCGCTGCCGCACGGCCTGATCTTCGAGCGGTTCCTCAACCCCGAGCGTGTCTCGATGCCCGATGTCGACATCGACTTCGACGAGCGCCGGCGCGGCGAGGTGATCCGGTATGTGACGGAGAAGTGGGGCGACGACCGGGTCGCCCAGATCGCGACGTTCGGCACGATCAAGGCGAAGGCTGCGATCAAAGACTCGGCCCGGGTGCTGGGCTACCCGTTCGCGGTCGGCGACCGGATCACCAAGGCCATGCCGCCGGACGTGATGGGCAAGGGCATCACCCTCGGCGGCATCTTCAACAAAGAGGACAAGCGGTACAACGAGGCCGGTGAGATCCGCTCGCTCTACGAGACGGACCCGGACGTCAAGAAGGTGATCGACACCGCGCGCGGCATCGAGGGCCTGATCCGGCAGACCGGTGTGCACGCGGCCGGCGTGATCATGTCCGCCGAGCCGATCATCGACCACATCCCGCTGATGCGCCGGGCCACCGACGGCGTGATCATCACGCAGTTCGACTACCCGACCTGCGAGACGCTCGGCCTGCTGAAGATGGACTTCCTGGGCCTGCGGAACCTGACGATCATCGACGACGCGAACAAGAACATCGAGCTCAACCACGGCAAGGCGCTGGATCTGCTGGCCCTCCCGCTGGACGATCAGGCGGCGTACGACCTGCTGGCTCGCGGCGACACCCTGGGCGTGTTCCAGCTCGACGGTGGCCCGATGCGCTCGCTGCTGCGCCTGATGAAGCCGGACAACTTCGAGGACATCTCCGCCGTCCTGGCGCTCTACCGTCCCGGTCCGATGGGCGTCGACTCGCACACCAACTACGCGCTCCGTAAGAACAAGCTCCAGGAGATCACCCCGATCCACCCGGAGCTGGAGGAGCCGCTGCGCGAGATCCTGGAGCCGACCTACGGCCTGATCGTCTATCAGGAGCAGGTGCAGCGCGCCGCGCAGATCCTCGCCGGTTACAGCCTCGGCCAGGCCGACCTGCTCCGCCGCGCGATGGGTAAGAAGAAGAAGGAGATCCTCGACAAGGAGTTCGTCCCGTTCCGCGACGGCTGCCGGGAGAACGGCTACTCCGACGAGGCCACCCAGGCGGTGTGGGACGTGCTGGTCCCGTTCGCCGGCTACGCGTTCAACAAGGCGCACTCCGCGGCGTACGGGCTGGTCTCCTACTGGACGGCGTACCTGAAAGCGCACTACCCGGCCGAGTACATGGCCGGTCTGCTCACCAGCGTCGGTGACGACAAGGACAAGATGGCGGTCTACCTGGCCGAGTGCCGCCGCATGGGCATCCAGGTGCTGCCGCCGGACGTGAACCAGTCGGCCGGCCCGTTCACCCCGGTCGGCAAGGACATCCGGTTCGGTCTCGGCGCGGTCCGCAACGTCGGTGGCAACGTCGTCGAGGCGGTCGTCCGGTGCCGCAAGGAGAAGTCGGAGTACACCGACTTCTACGACTTCCTGTCCAAGGTCGACGCAGTGGCCTGCAACAAGCGGACCATCGAATCCTTGATCAAGGCGGGCGCCTTCGACTCGATGGGGCACAGCCGCAAGGGTCTGCTGGCGGTGCACGCCGAGGCCATCGATGCGTACGCGGATGTCAAGCGCAACGAGGCAGCCGGGCAGTTCGACCTCTTCGGCGCCTTCGGTGACACCGACTCCGGGGTGTCGGCGACGGTCGCCATGCCGGTGATCGGCGACAGCGAGTGGGACAAGCGCGACAAGCTGGCCTTCGAGCGGGAGATGCTCGGCCTCTACGTCTCCGACCATCCGCTCGCCGGTCTCGAGGTGCTCCTGCAGAATTCGGCGGACACCAGCATCGCCGCGCTCAACGAGGAGGGCTCAGTGCCGGACGGCCAGGTGGTGACCCTCGCCGGCATCCTCACCGGGGTGCAGCGCCGGATCACCAAGCAGGGCCGGGCGTGGGCCTCAGCTACCCTGGAGGACCTGGCCGGCGGGGTCGAGGCGCTCTTCTTCCCGAACACGTACGAGCTGGTCGGGCAGTACATCGCCGAGGACGCGATCGTGGTGGTGAAGGGCCGGGTCGACCGGCGCGACGACACCCCGCGGATCATGGCGATGGACATGTCCATCCCCGACATCACCCACAACCCGGACACCAAGCCGGTCACCCTCACGATGCCGATCACCCGGTGCACACCGCCGCTGGTGGACGAGCTCAAGGAGATCCTGGTGAGCCATCCGGGCGACACCGAGGTGCACGTCCACCTGCAGAACGGCAGCCGGACCACGGTGATGCGCCTCGGTGGCGTCCGGGTCGCGGCGACCCCGGCGCTGCGGGCCGACCTCAAAATGATCCTCGGCCCGTCGGCCGTGGCCTGA
- a CDS encoding LON peptidase substrate-binding domain-containing protein has product MSDRLPVFPLSTVLFPGLVLPLHIFEERYRTLVRELVAQSAETPHEFGVVTLRHGSEVAPDPGDGAATETPPISAADLYEVGCTAELRHVTELPDGRFDIMTVGRRRFTVLSIEQGSAPYLTAQVRWLPEEDAADQTAHLLAPRVLTAFQTYLELLRPNTEVLDQVPDDPTVLSHLVAATAQLTVEERQLLLAMPDTASRLRAELRLLNREAGLLARVRAVPVPLSDLARPASPN; this is encoded by the coding sequence GTGAGCGATCGGCTGCCGGTGTTCCCGCTGAGCACGGTGCTCTTCCCCGGTCTGGTCCTGCCCCTGCACATCTTCGAGGAGCGTTACCGCACGCTCGTCCGGGAGCTGGTGGCGCAGTCGGCGGAGACACCGCACGAGTTCGGCGTGGTCACCCTCCGGCACGGCAGCGAGGTGGCGCCGGATCCCGGCGACGGCGCGGCCACGGAGACACCCCCGATCAGCGCCGCCGATCTTTACGAGGTGGGCTGCACCGCCGAGCTGCGCCACGTCACCGAGCTGCCGGACGGCCGCTTCGACATCATGACCGTCGGCCGGCGCCGGTTCACCGTCCTCAGCATCGAGCAGGGCAGCGCGCCATACCTCACAGCGCAGGTCCGCTGGCTGCCCGAGGAGGACGCGGCCGACCAGACGGCCCACCTGCTCGCGCCGCGGGTGCTGACCGCCTTCCAGACCTACCTGGAGCTGCTGCGCCCCAACACCGAGGTGCTCGACCAGGTGCCCGACGACCCGACCGTGCTGTCCCACCTGGTCGCCGCCACCGCGCAGCTCACCGTCGAGGAGCGCCAGCTGCTGCTCGCCATGCCTGACACGGCGAGCCGGCTGCGCGCCGAGTTGCGCCTGCTCAACCGCGAGGCCGGTCTGCTGGCCCGGGTCCGCGCGGTCCCGGTCCCGCTCTCCGACCTCGCCCGCCCCGCCAGCCCGAACTGA